GATTGGTGCGTAGTCTAAGTATTGGAATTGATTCCGAATATGGTCTTCGAATTCCTTCATCGTATGGTTATCTTTTTCAAGCGTATCCCACTTATTAACGACGATGATAATCCCACGACCGGCTTCATGTGCGTAGCCAGCCACTTTCTTATCTTGTTCCCGAATACCTTCTTCAGCATTCAAGACGACTAATACGACATCTGAACGGTCAATCGCGCGTAAAGCCCGCATAACCGCGTACTTTTCAGTATTTTCGTAGACCTTACCACGTTTACGAATCCCGGCAGTATCAATCATTGTAAATTCTTGATTATTTTCCGCCATGAACTTCGTATCGATGGCATCACGCGTTGTGCCTTCAATTTGAGAAACAATCACCCGATCTTCTTTTAACATCGCATTTACTAATGATGATTTACCAACGTTGGGACGACCGATTAAACTAAATTTAATACTATCGTCTTCTTCTTCTTCAAGATCCGTTGGGAATTTAGCAACAGCGGCATCTAATAAATCCCCGACCCCTTGTCCATGCGCACCAGAAACGGGAATTGGATCGCCAAAGCCTAAGCTGTAGAAATCAAAGATATCTTGACGTTGTTCTGGATTATCAGCCTTATTAACCCCTAATAGGATTGGCTTGTCAGCGCGATAAAGAATCTGTGCAACACGTTCATCAGCATCTGTCACACCTTCTCTGGCACTCACTAAGAAGATAATAACATCTGCTTCATCAATTGCGATTTCTGCTTGTTGTTTAATTTGTTCCATAAATGGTGCATCACTAATTTCAATCCCACCGGTATCGATTAGACTGAATTCATGACCTAACCATTCACTTGCTGTATAAATCCGGTCACGTGTAACACCTGGCGTATCTTCAACGATTGAGATCCGTTCGCCCGCGATCCGGTTAAAAATTGTTGATTTACCGACGTTCGGCCGGCCAACAATTGCGATAACTGGTTTTGACATTGTATTCATTCCCTTCATTGTTCAGTTTACCTTGTCCATCAATTGACGACAAGCACGTTCTTGCGAAAAAAGGCCGCAAAATAACACAAGGACAAAAAGTGCTTTAAGCAAAGCGACCCCTTGTCCCGCGATTAGTCTATTTAGCGACTATCAGGAAAGGGTCTGGGACAAAAACCTAGTTTCGTCCCAGACCCTACCTTAAGCCTATTAAGCATTCAATACGATTTTACAAACTATTTTTCGTCTAATGCTTTACCAAGCATATCACCGATACTAAAGCCAGTTTCTTCTTCTGGCATTTCGTAATCTGATGGTGCAACGTCTTCTGGTTCAGAATCCTTAGCACCTGCTGGTTTTTCTTGTAAAGCTTTGATTGATAAACCTAAACGTTGTTGTTCAGGATCAACTGACAAGACTTTCACTTGAACAGTTTGACCTTCTTCTAAAACATCGTTTGGTGTTGCAATATGTTGATGTGAGATTTGTGAAATGTGCACAAGGCCTTCAACACCAGGGAAGACTTCAACAAACGCACCAAAAGTAGTTAAACGTTTAACAGTCCCTTCTAATGTGCTGCCGACAGGTGCTTTTTCAGCGATATCATCCCAAGGACCAGGTTGTGTATCTTTGATTGATAATGAAATCCGGCCTTTTTCTTGGTCTAAGCTAAGAATCTTAACTTTCACTTTTTGACCCACTTCTAATACGTCTGAAGGTTGGTTAATGTGATCGTATGAGATTTCTGAAACGTGAACCAACCCATCAACGCCGCCTAAGTCAACAAAGGCCCCGAAGTTAGTTAAACGTGCAACTTCGCCTTCAACAATATCACCAGGCAATAGTTTTTCAAAAACGGCTTTAAGTTGTGCTTGACGTTCTTGTTCTACTAAAGCTTTACGTGATAAGATTAAGCGGTTTTCGCTTGGTTCAATTTCAATGATTTGTAATTCTAATTCTTGACCCTTAAAGCTATTAAGATCACGAACGAAACGATCTGAAAGCATTGAAGCGGGAATAAAGCCACGCACGCCAGCATCAACGACTAAGCCGCCTTTGACAACGTTTAGAACAGTTGCTTTAATTGTTTCTTTATTTTCAAATTTTTGTTCGATTTCTGCCCAAACTTTACGGGCTTCTAAACGGCGCTTAGATAATAAGTAGCTACCATTTTCCTTGTCGTTACCGATTGTCGCAATAACAACTAAATCAAATTGATCACCAACTTTAACAGCGTCCGTTAATGTTTCAATTGGTTGACTTGATAATTCTTTTTGAGGAACAACGCCTTCAACGCCAGTTCCTTCAATACCAACAATGACTTGTCGGTCTTCAATTACTAAAACTTCACCCTTAACAACGTCCCCAATTTTGACTTCATGGACACTATCTAAAGCAGCTGCCATTGTTTCACTGCTTTGGGTGTCATTCAAATTAGCATCATTCATAGCTAAAATCCTCCTTAACGACTATCTATACATCTTTTATTTTAGTTGATATGGCAACGGATTACCAGTTATTTTATCTGATTAACCCATAAAATTACATATTTTGTTTTGCAATCGTTAAAATTTCAGCAACAACTTCGTCAATTGAGAGCTTTGTTGTGTCAATTTCGATTGCATCGTCAGCTTTTCTAAGCGGTGAAACTGCCCGTGTACTATCTTTTTGATCACGTAATTCGATTTCTGCTTGTAACGTTGCTAATGGGGTCATAATCCCTTTAGCCGTATTTTCAGCATAGCGCCGTTTAGCACGTTCCTTTGCACTAGCCACCATAAAAATTTTAACTTTTGCATCTGGTAAAACAGTCGTGCCAATATCGCGACCATCCATGACAACTTGTCCTTGTTCGGCAATTTGGCGTTGACGATCAACCATTTCTGTTCGAACGGCTGGTAACGCTGAAACTTGCGAAACGTTATTCGTAATTTCTGGTGTCCGGATTGCTAAAGTAATGTCTAAACCATTTAAGAAGACTTTTTGACCCGCTTCATCTGGTTGGAATTGAATATCAGCTTTAGCCAATTCAGCCATTAAACCGGCTTCATCACCATAATCAAGGCCTAATTGTTGTGCCAAGACGGTTGCTGAACGGTACATTGCACCCGTATCAACATAAACGAATCCTAATTTAGTGGCAACAATCTTCGCCACGGTACTTTTACCAGACGATGCTGGTCCATCAATTGCAATTTGCATGTAAATCCTCCTAAAAAAATCATTAAAAAAGGCTGGGAGAATCCCCAGACCTTCTGTTTAGCATTATTATTTAACCTTGAGTGCGGTTCCTGGTGCAACACTTGAGTTAGCTGTTAATCCCGGATTCAATGCTAATAATTCACTCAATGACATGCCATTATTGGCAGCAGCCCGGTAAAGACCTTCCCCTTGTTTAAGGGTATACGTGCCACCTGCTGTTTCTGACGAGCTACTTGTTGAAGTAGCTTGTTCACTTGATGAACTAGCAGCAGATTCTAAGGCAGCTTGTTGACTAGCGCTATCAGCAGCAGCTTGTTGTTGGCTAGCAGCTTGTTCACTCGCTGCTTGTGCTTTAGCACTTTCGCTAGCCGACTTGGCACTCGCTGCTTCACTATCAGCCTTAGCCTTACTTTCACTCGCTGCTTTACTTTCAGCGCGTTCTTGGCTTTCACTGGCTTCTTTAGCCTTCTTAGCGGTTGATTTACTCTTACTCTTCTCGCTATCAGCGGTTTTAACGACAATCTTAGAATCCTCTAAACCGGGGCGGTTGGCACGACTAGAATGAACGGTGTAAGCGATAATTGGAAATGCGATCATCAAAACTAATAATACAGCTAGAATAATAGCGAAATATGTATTTCCTTTTTCCTTACTCTTGGCAGCAACACGAGATAAATTCCCTTTGTCATCCCGATCATCGTCGAACTGGCTTTCCCAGGGTTTTTCTTCCGTCGGATTATCTTGTTTTTTCTTATCATCTTTGAGCATTGACGGCCCTCCCTATTGGTATTCTTTGATATTGTACCACAGACTTTTCTAAAAAACTTTAAATTTATCTAAAATAATTGGTCCAGGATTCCCGTCCAACCAGTTAGAACACCGGTTTCAGCCGTTTTACAATTAATAGCCTGTTCTAAGTCTAACTGGGCCAAAAACGCGGTGGTATCCTGCTCGCCACAACATGTTTCACTGTGTTCAATCGTCTTTGGTGCCTGGTCAAAGTAGTTCACAATAAATTGACGCCGGCAGCCCTTGAGCGTCAAATAATCTAACATTGTTTGTAATGAAAATTGTTTTTCAGTTTGGCGATTATCCAATAGGGCAATCACCTCTTCTTCGGTCATCCCCAGTTGTTGGTAACGACGCAACAGTTCAAATTCATTGCCTTGACTTTGTTTAAATAATTGCGGTTCCTGATAATAGCGCCGAATGAGTCCGGGTTCCGGAATCCCAAATGATACGAGTGATTGTTGTAAATATAAATCTTGCGGGGTTGTTAGGACTAAAGCATACGCTGCTTGCCCATCTCGACCTGCTCGTCCAATTTCTTGTAGATAACTTTCGATATTTTGTGGCAAGTGATAATGAATCACAAAGCGAATATCCGCTTTGTTAATCCCCATCCCAAAAGCATTAGTGGTACAAATTAAATCGAGTTGTCCTTGCATAAATTGTTGTTGAATTAAATACCGCTCCTGGGTTGATAACGCTGCGTGGTAATAAGCAATTTTTAGATCAGTCTCCTGCTGTAAAAAGGCTGCAATCGCCATTGTCTTTTGCCGACTTGAAAAATAAACAATCCCGGGACCTTGGCTTTTTTGCACTAAGCTGGCTAAAAATTGATTCTTCGCTTGTTCATCAGGTTGTTGGCTCACGCCCAAATAGATATTAGGTCGATCAACAGAGGTCATAATTTGGGCCGCATTTTTTAACGCCAACTTATTCAAAATATCCTGGCGCACACGGTCATTGGCAGTCGCCGTCAGAGCCAGCGTTGCGGTTGGCTGTAATTGATCTTTAATGGTTGCTAAAACTAAATAGTCCGGTCTAAAATCAATCCCCCATTGTGAAATACAATGGGCCTCATCAACTACAAACAAATCGATTTGACAACGTTGAAGCGCCTGAATAACCTCGGGTTGACTGATAGTCTCTGGTGCCATAAAGATAAAGCGGTAATCCGCTAAATGCGTCAACAACTGATGTTTTTGCTGAGGTACTAAGTTAGAATTAATCGCGACAGCTCGTTTTTCCCCCTGGTAGTTAAGTTGGGCGACTTGATCTTGCATTAACGCAATCAACGGTGAGACGATCACCGTCGTATGTCCCAAAATATAAGCAGGTAATTGGTAACACAACGACTTCCCGGTCCCAGTTGGTAAAACGGCTAATGTCTCCTGCCCAGCAAGTACCGACTGAATAACCGCTAACTGGCCCGGTTTAAAGGTTGAATAACCAAAACGTTGCGCTAACTGATCATAAATGAGTTGTTCAGAAATCATGCAGCCACCACCTTGGTTTTAATTTGATATAACCGATAACTGAAAAAATCCAGCGTCGGTAACTGCTCATGTGCAGCATTAAACGTTAAATCGGGTACTTCAGCCATCAAGGCCGCCAAAGCCGCCTCTAAATCTGAGCTAATAAACCGGTCAAACGGAAACTGCGGCTGCAAAATTGCCGTCTCTAAAATATGCTCCCTAATTGTGCCTAACTTGACCCGCCGTCTTTGACTAATCGTTTCAATCGACTGCCCTTGTTGCAACAGTGCCCAGGTTTGCGCTGTACTTAAACTTAAAGTGGCATCTAGCGGCGATAATAAGCCCGCCAATAATGGATAGTCGGTGGCCTGCTGGCTAAGAATTGCAAAAAACTGAGCTTGCGCATCTAACAGCCGAATCGTTACGGTCAGTGGCTCTAATGTCAATTTTTGCGCTAATTGCTGTTGACTCTGTCCGATTATTTGGTGACCAACTAACCGATTGGCTAGTAAATCAGCTTGAGTAGCTGTTAACTGTGTTAAAATTTGTTGTAATTCTCCTCTAAACTGAGCGACCATCTCTGAGTCATGTTTATGTTGTTTAAACCAACTGACAACTTGCACCCGATCACGCATACTGGTTTCAATTGGATAATACTGTGTATTATGGTGACTATATTCTGATATAATTTGAATCGCCAAAAATAAGCGACTTTGAAACTGCTGTAAGTGCCCCATCTCTGGCCCATAATAATGCGTTGGCCATTCTAACGTCGTCATTAAAGCTGTCTTCTGATTATCACCAGCCGGGGTCAACCAAGCTTGGCGATCTTCAATCACTAACCAACCTTTTTCTTGTAGTTGTGCTAATTCAGCTTGAAATTGCGCCAATTCTAGATTAGGATAAATCTGAAGCCACTTTAATAAACCATACGCTAAACCAGCATACAGGTTAGATGTGGTACGCTTACCAACCAATGTATAATAAATCGCTTGATAGCGGCGGGGTTCCGTCGCAAATAAACAGAGTAAATAATCTGTTAACATCTTAATAATTCCTCTAATCTAGAAAGTGTGAAAATAATGTTCTATAGTAAAGTTATCCCTGAACGGTGTATTGCATGCGGGTTATGTCAGTTAAAAGCACCCGAGCTCTTTGACTACGACCACGAAGGCGTTGCTTTTTTTAAACCAGACAATAATGCCGGCCAAACACCCATCGAAAATCCGCATGATTTAATTGCTTTTAAAGCCGCTTATACCGCTTGTCCAACCCGCGCCATCGTCCGTCAAGATGGCCCATTTTCATCGTAGCATATTCAACCCAATAATACACGTTTTGTCACTAAACTAATAAAAGCCTATCGCTATTTTGCGGTAGGCTTTTATACTAGATTGCTGTTTTCATATGTTGTTTTAACCATGGTAAAATCCTGAGATATAAGACCGCAAAGACAACTGTGATTAAAGCGCCTTTAATCAAGTTAAAGGGCACTAATCCGATAAAAATATATTTAGTCATCGACATCCCCAAATTAAAGTTCAATAGTTTAATATACATCGGTAAGATAAATAACCAATTGGCTAAGCACAATACGATTGTCATACAGATTGAACTGATTGTTCCGGCAATCACTTGCCCCCATATCACACTCTTTTGACGGTTAAAGAGATAGTAGAATGGTAATAGATAAAAAATGGACGCCATCACACCAGATAAATCACCAACCAAACTAGGTAAACTGGCGCCAGTCATAATGAAATGGAGTAACGAACGAATTACCGCCACGCCGATTCCGCCGATTGGTCCGTAGATAAACGTTCCCAATAAGACAATTACATCACTGAAATCAATCTTCAGAAATGGAAAAGCTAAGATAATGGGAAACTCGAAAAACATGACAATAAATGAAATCGCCCCTAACATCGCGACCCCGACCATTGTCCGTACTTTTGAAACACGCATTGCAAACACCCTCCGTATGAGGTTGCCTTCGTCAGCGGACCCGCTGAGTCGATTGTACCTAAAAAGGCCTGCTAATCAGGGTGATTAACAGACCTTAGTTGAATACGTTCATACTCAAATAAGCCCTATCTTCTTCCATCTAGACTTTCACTATCGGTACTGGGATCACACCAGTTCAGCCACCACAAGAATCGACATTGCAGCAGGTCGCGGACTTTTACCGCCGGTCGGGAATTACACCCTGCCCCTGAAGACGAACCATAATATTTTATTACGAGATAAGCATAGCAAATCAATATTAGAAAAGCAACTAATTAGTCATGCCGTGATAATTTTGGTCGGTTTTTATGCTTGGGTTTTTCATTGAGTTCTGCAATCTTCTTGAATTCAGCCACTTCAATTGGTTT
This DNA window, taken from Latilactobacillus sakei, encodes the following:
- a CDS encoding ribosome biogenesis GTPase Der, which codes for MSKPVIAIVGRPNVGKSTIFNRIAGERISIVEDTPGVTRDRIYTASEWLGHEFSLIDTGGIEISDAPFMEQIKQQAEIAIDEADVIIFLVSAREGVTDADERVAQILYRADKPILLGVNKADNPEQRQDIFDFYSLGFGDPIPVSGAHGQGVGDLLDAAVAKFPTDLEEEEDDSIKFSLIGRPNVGKSSLVNAMLKEDRVIVSQIEGTTRDAIDTKFMAENNQEFTMIDTAGIRKRGKVYENTEKYAVMRALRAIDRSDVVLVVLNAEEGIREQDKKVAGYAHEAGRGIIIVVNKWDTLEKDNHTMKEFEDHIRNQFQYLDYAPIIFVSAKTGVRLQNLPAMIELVSENQNRRIQSALLNDVLMEATTVTPTPAINGKRLRIYYMTQVAVQPPTFVVFVNDINLLHFSYQRFLKNQLRKTFDFTGTPIHLIPRQRK
- a CDS encoding 30S ribosomal protein S1; this encodes MNDANLNDTQSSETMAAALDSVHEVKIGDVVKGEVLVIEDRQVIVGIEGTGVEGVVPQKELSSQPIETLTDAVKVGDQFDLVVIATIGNDKENGSYLLSKRRLEARKVWAEIEQKFENKETIKATVLNVVKGGLVVDAGVRGFIPASMLSDRFVRDLNSFKGQELELQIIEIEPSENRLILSRKALVEQERQAQLKAVFEKLLPGDIVEGEVARLTNFGAFVDLGGVDGLVHVSEISYDHINQPSDVLEVGQKVKVKILSLDQEKGRISLSIKDTQPGPWDDIAEKAPVGSTLEGTVKRLTTFGAFVEVFPGVEGLVHISQISHQHIATPNDVLEEGQTVQVKVLSVDPEQQRLGLSIKALQEKPAGAKDSEPEDVAPSDYEMPEEETGFSIGDMLGKALDEK
- a CDS encoding (d)CMP kinase — its product is MQIAIDGPASSGKSTVAKIVATKLGFVYVDTGAMYRSATVLAQQLGLDYGDEAGLMAELAKADIQFQPDEAGQKVFLNGLDITLAIRTPEITNNVSQVSALPAVRTEMVDRQRQIAEQGQVVMDGRDIGTTVLPDAKVKIFMVASAKERAKRRYAENTAKGIMTPLATLQAEIELRDQKDSTRAVSPLRKADDAIEIDTTKLSIDEVVAEILTIAKQNM
- a CDS encoding LysM domain-containing protein is translated as MLKDDKKKQDNPTEEKPWESQFDDDRDDKGNLSRVAAKSKEKGNTYFAIILAVLLVLMIAFPIIAYTVHSSRANRPGLEDSKIVVKTADSEKSKSKSTAKKAKEASESQERAESKAASESKAKADSEAASAKSASESAKAQAASEQAASQQQAAADSASQQAALESAASSSSEQATSTSSSSETAGGTYTLKQGEGLYRAAANNGMSLSELLALNPGLTANSSVAPGTALKVK
- a CDS encoding ATP-dependent DNA helicase RecQ, translated to MISEQLIYDQLAQRFGYSTFKPGQLAVIQSVLAGQETLAVLPTGTGKSLCYQLPAYILGHTTVIVSPLIALMQDQVAQLNYQGEKRAVAINSNLVPQQKHQLLTHLADYRFIFMAPETISQPEVIQALQRCQIDLFVVDEAHCISQWGIDFRPDYLVLATIKDQLQPTATLALTATANDRVRQDILNKLALKNAAQIMTSVDRPNIYLGVSQQPDEQAKNQFLASLVQKSQGPGIVYFSSRQKTMAIAAFLQQETDLKIAYYHAALSTQERYLIQQQFMQGQLDLICTTNAFGMGINKADIRFVIHYHLPQNIESYLQEIGRAGRDGQAAYALVLTTPQDLYLQQSLVSFGIPEPGLIRRYYQEPQLFKQSQGNEFELLRRYQQLGMTEEEVIALLDNRQTEKQFSLQTMLDYLTLKGCRRQFIVNYFDQAPKTIEHSETCCGEQDTTAFLAQLDLEQAINCKTAETGVLTGWTGILDQLF
- a CDS encoding ferredoxin; this encodes MFYSKVIPERCIACGLCQLKAPELFDYDHEGVAFFKPDNNAGQTPIENPHDLIAFKAAYTACPTRAIVRQDGPFSS
- a CDS encoding ECF transporter S component, which encodes MRVSKVRTMVGVAMLGAISFIVMFFEFPIILAFPFLKIDFSDVIVLLGTFIYGPIGGIGVAVIRSLLHFIMTGASLPSLVGDLSGVMASIFYLLPFYYLFNRQKSVIWGQVIAGTISSICMTIVLCLANWLFILPMYIKLLNFNLGMSMTKYIFIGLVPFNLIKGALITVVFAVLYLRILPWLKQHMKTAI